In one window of Fusobacteria bacterium ZRK30 DNA:
- the ptsG gene encoding glucose-specific PTS transporter subunit IIBC, whose amino-acid sequence MKMKMFAQLSRVGKALMTPIAILPAAGIFLAVGAHADIPLMKNAGDVIFGNLPLLFAVGAAIGLAGGDGVAGLAGIVAMLIMNVTMGSLTDAAAGVEAGNKAFALVLGTPTLQTGVFGGLIAGIIGATMYNKFHKTELPPFLGFFAGKRLVPIMAAVVGFIVGMIMPYIWQPIQGGLESLSMIANDPNNSNLSTFIFGLIERALIPFGLHHIFYSPFWFQFGEYTNAAGQLVQGDNRIWFAMFNDGIRNFSSDTYVGAGKFMTGKFPFMMFGLPAAALAMYHEAKPEKRKLAGGILFSAALTSFLTGITEPIEFAFLFVAPVLYGIHCVIAATSFMVMNMLNVRIGMTFSGGAIDYVLFGLLPGIRGDFDNNWYMVIVVGLVLAVVYYFLFRAVIRKFDLKTPGREDEELEEEVKVSGSELSILVMAALGGKDNLVTIDACITRLRLEVKDVNAVNDKELKRLGASGVLKVGTNGVQAIFGSKAQFIAQDLKGM is encoded by the coding sequence ATGAAGATGAAAATGTTTGCACAATTATCAAGAGTCGGAAAAGCACTAATGACACCTATCGCAATATTACCAGCAGCTGGTATATTCTTAGCAGTAGGAGCACATGCGGATATACCATTAATGAAAAATGCAGGTGACGTTATATTTGGAAATCTGCCATTACTGTTTGCAGTAGGAGCAGCTATAGGTTTAGCAGGTGGAGATGGAGTTGCCGGTTTAGCAGGTATTGTCGCTATGTTAATTATGAACGTTACTATGGGAAGTTTAACTGATGCAGCAGCAGGAGTAGAAGCAGGAAATAAAGCATTTGCTTTAGTTCTTGGTACACCTACACTTCAAACTGGTGTATTTGGTGGTCTTATTGCAGGTATTATCGGAGCTACTATGTATAATAAGTTCCATAAAACAGAATTACCTCCATTCTTAGGATTCTTTGCAGGTAAAAGATTAGTTCCTATCATGGCAGCTGTAGTAGGATTTATCGTTGGTATGATAATGCCTTACATCTGGCAACCAATTCAAGGTGGGTTAGAATCATTATCTATGATAGCAAACGATCCTAACAACTCAAACTTATCAACATTTATATTTGGTCTAATAGAAAGAGCGTTAATTCCATTCGGATTACACCATATCTTTTATTCTCCATTCTGGTTCCAATTCGGTGAATACACAAATGCCGCTGGACAATTAGTTCAAGGAGATAACAGAATTTGGTTTGCAATGTTTAACGATGGTATTAGAAACTTCTCATCAGATACCTATGTAGGTGCAGGTAAATTTATGACTGGTAAATTCCCATTCATGATGTTTGGATTACCAGCAGCAGCATTAGCAATGTATCATGAAGCTAAACCTGAAAAAAGAAAGTTAGCTGGAGGTATCTTATTCTCAGCAGCATTAACATCATTCTTAACAGGTATCACTGAACCAATTGAATTCGCATTCTTATTCGTAGCACCAGTTTTATATGGTATTCACTGTGTAATTGCAGCGACATCATTTATGGTAATGAATATGTTAAATGTTAGAATCGGTATGACATTCTCAGGTGGAGCTATCGACTATGTATTATTCGGACTTTTACCAGGAATCAGAGGAGATTTCGATAATAACTGGTATATGGTAATAGTTGTAGGATTAGTATTAGCTGTTGTTTATTACTTCCTATTCAGAGCTGTTATCAGAAAGTTTGATCTTAAAACTCCAGGTAGAGAAGATGAAGAATTAGAAGAGGAAGTAAAAGTAAGCGGAAGCGAACTGTCTATCTTAGTTATGGCTGCTTTAGGTGGTAAAGATAACTTAGTTACGATTGATGCTTGTATTACAAGACTTAGATTAGAAGTTAAAGATGTAAACGCAGTAAATGATAAAGAATTAAAGAGATTAGGAGCTTCAGGAGTACTTAAAGTTGGTACAAATGGTGTTCAAGCAATCTTTGGATCAAAGGCTCAATTTATAGCACAAGATTTAAAAGGAATGTAA
- a CDS encoding MupG family TIM beta-alpha barrel fold protein, producing MRRLGISIYPEHTSLEENKNYIAKAAKYGFDRVFTCLLSVEGNKELIVSEFKEIITYAKGYKFEVIVDVAPCVFKDLKISYDDLSFFREVGVDGLRLDEGFTGAEEAMMTYNKENLMIELNVSQPNRYLENILSYCADVHKILGCHNFYPKKRSGLKRELFLETSKKYKDHGIRVAAFINSTAATLGPWPVSEGLCTLEEHRYIEDITVQARDLWNTDVVDDIIIANCFASEGELKALGELRRGLLTLDIDIEVELTETEAKILYDELHFYRGDGSEYTIRSTMPRVKYQAYEISSKNTRDIKRGDVIIENSNYDRYKGELHIALRNYENDGNSNIIGRVREDNLVFIDKIKSWQKFKLR from the coding sequence ATGAGAAGGCTTGGAATTTCAATATATCCTGAACATACCAGTTTAGAGGAAAATAAAAACTATATAGCAAAAGCAGCAAAATATGGATTCGATAGGGTATTTACCTGTCTATTGTCTGTAGAAGGCAATAAAGAATTAATAGTTAGTGAGTTTAAAGAGATAATTACATATGCTAAAGGTTATAAATTTGAAGTAATAGTAGATGTAGCACCATGTGTATTTAAAGATTTAAAAATATCCTATGATGATTTATCATTTTTTCGTGAGGTGGGTGTAGATGGACTTAGATTAGATGAAGGATTCACAGGAGCTGAAGAAGCTATGATGACCTACAATAAAGAAAATCTAATGATTGAATTAAATGTTAGTCAGCCCAATAGATATTTGGAAAATATATTATCATATTGTGCAGATGTCCATAAGATATTGGGATGTCATAACTTTTATCCTAAGAAAAGAAGTGGGCTTAAAAGAGAATTATTTTTAGAAACTTCTAAAAAATATAAGGATCATGGAATAAGGGTAGCTGCATTTATAAATTCTACAGCTGCTACCCTTGGCCCTTGGCCGGTTTCAGAGGGGTTGTGTACACTAGAGGAGCATAGATATATAGAAGATATTACAGTACAGGCAAGAGATCTTTGGAATACCGATGTCGTGGATGACATTATTATAGCTAATTGCTTTGCTTCAGAAGGTGAATTAAAGGCATTGGGAGAGCTTAGAAGGGGGCTGTTGACATTAGATATAGACATAGAGGTTGAACTCACTGAAACGGAAGCTAAAATTTTATATGATGAGCTTCATTTTTATAGAGGGGATGGCAGTGAATATACTATAAGATCCACTATGCCCAGGGTAAAATATCAAGCCTATGAAATATCTTCTAAAAATACAAGAGATATAAAAAGAGGTGATGTGATTATCGAAAACTCAAATTATGATAGATATAAAGGCGAACTGCATATAGCCTTAAGAAATTATGAAAATGATGGCAATAGCAATATAATAGGGAGAGTTCGTGAAGATAATCTTGTTTTTATAGATAAGATTAAATCATGGCAAAAATTTAAATTAAGATAA
- a CDS encoding Mu transposase C-terminal domain-containing protein yields the protein MKKDKYSIIEPFLKKEKKLKELSSEHDIPYSTLKRWIKAYKEFGTKGLSKKIRSDKDSFRKADDETMEYIMKEHKKNPNINITTLYNNYLAAFKNKNITKLSYNTIYRMAANLDPFSQKYVNKNLTNIKKPNDIYRVSTEKLHIKNLNINEGIATIVIVYDVYDDSILNYKIYTGEVMEEHYLMLIRETIIKNRVEDYVVKPKNIFIDDFKMKNKEKFFKILKELNININGNLEKNKEITKFVRFLEKDIINIFKGEPLSIKYLNYNLEKYICNSVLKNIPESNKLFDLNKLDFLLESADRKVQNYGIRFKNNLYSDEILKVYIGRIVTLRYNLFDLNVLKIYENNKYLFSVYLTDALI from the coding sequence ATGAAAAAAGATAAGTATAGTATAATAGAGCCTTTTTTAAAAAAGGAAAAAAAATTGAAAGAACTCAGCAGTGAACATGATATTCCATACAGTACCCTTAAGAGGTGGATAAAAGCATATAAGGAATTTGGTACCAAGGGTCTCTCTAAAAAGATTAGGAGTGATAAGGATAGTTTTAGAAAAGCTGATGATGAAACCATGGAATATATAATGAAAGAACATAAAAAAAATCCAAATATAAATATAACAACCCTTTATAATAATTATTTAGCTGCTTTTAAAAATAAAAATATTACTAAGTTAAGTTACAATACTATATATAGAATGGCTGCTAATTTAGACCCATTCAGTCAAAAATATGTAAATAAAAACTTAACTAATATAAAGAAACCAAATGATATATATAGGGTATCCACTGAAAAATTACACATTAAAAATTTAAATATTAATGAAGGGATTGCTACCATAGTTATTGTATACGATGTTTATGATGACAGTATATTAAATTATAAGATATATACTGGAGAAGTTATGGAAGAGCATTATCTCATGCTTATTAGGGAGACAATAATAAAAAACAGGGTAGAAGATTATGTGGTAAAACCAAAAAATATATTTATAGATGACTTTAAGATGAAAAATAAAGAAAAGTTTTTTAAAATTTTAAAGGAATTAAATATAAATATCAATGGAAATTTGGAAAAAAATAAGGAGATAACGAAATTTGTCAGGTTTTTAGAAAAAGATATTATAAATATTTTTAAAGGTGAACCCCTTTCTATTAAGTATTTAAACTATAACCTTGAGAAATACATATGTAACAGTGTTTTAAAAAATATTCCAGAAAGTAATAAATTATTTGACCTGAATAAATTAGATTTTTTGCTGGAAAGTGCAGATAGAAAGGTCCAAAATTATGGGATTCGTTTTAAAAATAACTTATACAGCGATGAAATATTAAAAGTATATATAGGGAGAATAGTGACCTTGAGATATAATTTATTTGATTTAAATGTTTTGAAAATATATGAAAACAATAAATATTTATTCTCTGTATATCTGACAGATGCATTGATTTAA